In Streptomyces sp. NBC_00878, a single window of DNA contains:
- a CDS encoding LacI family DNA-binding transcriptional regulator, protein MTRKTAGDIVGRRTIRDVAARAGVSASTVSRVLGGDYPVSASTRTRVMRAVRELDYVADARAKAIAGAGTPTLAFVLDDITGPSFAHMAHGVEREATRLGHLSLICSTDGDAERQLEFIEMMRAQRAAAVILVGGTADTVEYRDRMARIADSLASAGSRLVLCGRPPLDPGTPVTVIEYDNESGAYALCAHLLGQGHRRVLFLGGKPSNTTAQGREQGYLAAHRARGTVPDPALRLSGDFTRDSGHRLIRQALAQGLDFTAVMASTDMVASGALTALHEAGLSVPEDVSLAGYDDIPFARDLNPPLTTVHVPYEDLGRLAVRTALTRTPDAPDEHLLLGTHVVVRASVTPPTDTHQ, encoded by the coding sequence ATGACGAGGAAGACCGCAGGCGACATCGTGGGCCGGCGCACCATCCGGGACGTGGCGGCACGGGCGGGTGTGTCGGCGTCCACGGTGTCGCGCGTCCTCGGCGGCGACTACCCGGTGAGCGCGTCGACCCGTACCCGCGTGATGCGAGCGGTACGCGAACTCGACTACGTGGCCGACGCCCGCGCCAAGGCCATCGCGGGGGCGGGCACGCCCACCCTCGCGTTCGTCCTGGACGACATCACGGGCCCGTCCTTCGCGCACATGGCGCACGGCGTGGAACGCGAGGCCACCCGCCTCGGCCATCTGTCTCTCATCTGCAGCACGGACGGCGACGCCGAACGCCAGCTGGAGTTCATCGAGATGATGCGGGCCCAGCGCGCCGCCGCGGTGATCCTGGTGGGCGGCACGGCGGACACGGTCGAGTACCGCGACCGCATGGCCCGTATCGCCGACTCCCTGGCCTCCGCGGGCTCCCGCCTGGTCCTCTGCGGCCGACCGCCCCTGGACCCGGGCACGCCGGTCACCGTCATCGAGTACGACAACGAAAGCGGGGCGTACGCACTCTGCGCCCACCTCCTCGGCCAGGGCCACCGCCGCGTCCTCTTCCTGGGCGGCAAGCCGTCCAACACCACGGCCCAGGGCCGCGAACAGGGCTACCTCGCGGCCCACCGCGCCCGCGGCACCGTTCCGGACCCGGCCCTCCGCCTCTCCGGTGACTTCACCCGCGACTCGGGCCACCGTCTGATCCGCCAGGCCCTGGCCCAGGGCCTCGACTTCACCGCGGTCATGGCGTCCACGGACATGGTCGCCTCAGGCGCCCTGACGGCCCTCCACGAGGCGGGCCTGTCCGTCCCGGAGGACGTCTCCCTGGCGGGCTACGACGACATCCCTTTCGCCCGAGACCTCAACCCTCCACTCACCACGGTCCACGTCCCCTACGAGGACCTGGGCCGCCTGGCGGTCCGCACAGCCCTGACCCGCACCCCGGACGCCCCGGACGAACACCTCCTCCTGGGCACCCACGTAGTCGTACGAGCCTCGGTGACACCCCCGACAGACACCCATCAGTGA
- a CDS encoding helix-turn-helix domain-containing protein: MTTTEESPARPALTPLRQARERFLTGRPLPADVPDEIVAAWRRARFFGVRHDLKEPAEPVPPAESALLTAARPVLERIAPALASGQSSLALTDERLRVLWSAGNGPGDEQWRDLSEQQVGHNSAALALRTRRRAEVHGPEHFLDLWQDVSAVSVPVLAPENGQVLGTVTVASGLCTGCTPHPGAALAEATATAVEAELLARSRTAERALLDAYQRAAARPGAAVVALDGKNRLLSEAAAGTLSPGAVAVLERTAAANGPGRGNTDLSPPYDSARNGTGSAAFDLELPDGTGTAHVTPVRHLGAVIGVVAVVEPPSDEAVRPHTEQPRTALAGRSVPWRHATAQATELARTREPLLLTGERGTGKTALARELLSARGDLDPLVVDAAEGPADDPDSWAKAWADNRAILLRHAERLAQSDIAALNSLLDEHPEAPLLLTYTPGTPPGPCLQRLLDTLAARSVTLPALRERPDDIRELLPALAPKPAPRQPPLTWTLDALRALERHPWPGNITELAHLVRALAEHRRLAGPVRRAELPDLVREGPAARQLSPMESAERTAILEALRRHGGNKARAAAALGIARATLYRKLRGYSL; encoded by the coding sequence AAGGAACCCGCCGAGCCCGTGCCTCCCGCGGAGTCGGCCCTGCTGACCGCCGCGCGGCCCGTACTCGAACGGATCGCCCCCGCCCTCGCCTCCGGACAGTCGTCCCTCGCGCTCACCGACGAGCGGCTGCGCGTCCTCTGGTCTGCCGGGAACGGGCCGGGCGACGAACAGTGGCGTGACCTGTCCGAGCAGCAGGTCGGGCACAACAGCGCGGCCCTCGCCCTGCGCACCCGGCGTCGCGCCGAGGTGCACGGGCCCGAGCACTTCCTCGACCTGTGGCAGGACGTGTCCGCCGTCAGCGTGCCGGTGCTGGCCCCGGAGAACGGCCAGGTCCTGGGTACGGTGACCGTCGCGTCCGGCCTGTGTACCGGGTGTACTCCGCATCCTGGCGCCGCTCTCGCCGAGGCCACGGCGACGGCCGTCGAGGCGGAGCTGCTGGCGCGGTCCCGCACGGCGGAGCGGGCACTGCTGGACGCCTATCAGCGGGCGGCCGCACGGCCAGGCGCGGCGGTCGTGGCACTCGACGGCAAGAATCGACTACTGAGCGAGGCGGCAGCCGGGACACTGTCGCCGGGCGCGGTAGCAGTCCTGGAACGGACCGCGGCGGCCAACGGCCCGGGGCGGGGCAACACCGACCTCTCCCCGCCGTACGACTCGGCACGGAACGGGACCGGTTCCGCCGCCTTCGATCTCGAACTCCCCGACGGCACGGGCACGGCGCATGTCACCCCCGTACGCCACCTGGGCGCAGTCATCGGTGTGGTCGCCGTGGTCGAGCCGCCCTCCGACGAAGCGGTGCGACCACACACGGAGCAGCCGCGCACCGCACTCGCCGGGCGCTCGGTGCCCTGGCGCCACGCGACGGCGCAGGCCACCGAACTGGCGCGCACCCGCGAGCCCCTCCTGCTGACCGGGGAGCGCGGCACCGGAAAGACCGCCCTGGCACGGGAGTTGCTGTCGGCGCGCGGGGATCTGGATCCACTGGTGGTGGACGCGGCGGAGGGCCCGGCCGACGATCCCGACAGCTGGGCGAAGGCCTGGGCGGACAACCGCGCGATCCTCCTCCGCCACGCCGAACGCCTCGCCCAGTCCGACATCGCCGCCCTCAACTCCCTGCTCGACGAACACCCGGAGGCACCACTCCTCCTCACGTACACGCCCGGCACTCCCCCGGGCCCCTGCCTCCAGCGACTGCTCGACACACTGGCCGCCCGCTCGGTGACCCTCCCGGCCCTGCGCGAACGCCCGGACGACATCAGGGAGTTGCTCCCCGCTCTGGCACCGAAACCCGCACCGCGACAGCCTCCCCTCACCTGGACGCTGGACGCGCTACGGGCCTTGGAACGCCATCCGTGGCCCGGAAACATCACGGAACTCGCCCATCTCGTCAGGGCGTTGGCCGAACACCGCCGCCTGGCGGGCCCGGTGCGACGCGCCGAGCTCCCGGACCTGGTCAGGGAGGGCCCCGCGGCACGACAGCTGAGCCCGATGGAGAGCGCCGAGCGAACCGCCATCCTGGAGGCGCTGCGCCGCCACGGCGGCAACAAGGCACGCGCCGCCGCGGCGCTGGGCATAGCCCGCGCGACCCTGTACAGAAAGCTGCGGGGCTACTCCCTGTAG
- a CDS encoding alginate lyase family protein: MSRTSPHQHLPSTELSRRGLLKTAGGLTAALAVGASATALTGSTAAAAPAPFTHPGMLHAYGELNRAKVRVAAGNEPWLSGWNRLTANSHSASTWTPRPVATIIRGGTGENYSLLYNDIHAAYQNALRWRIAGTTAHGDKARDILNAWSATLTTVTGNADRFLAAGIYGYQFANAAELMRGYSGFDLERFKRMMLNVFYPLNNQFLNSHNDACITNYWANWDLCTMNSILAIGILCDDAAKYDQAVNYFKNGAGNGSINHAVPFVYDSEGLAQWQESGRDQGHTMMGMGQMGTFCEMAWSQGEDLYGYGDNRFMKAAQYVAKYNLGQDVPFTRYTWGSGQNCAQQAHTVISASSRGQVRPVWDILHYHYARRRGLSVPYITAMAESVRPEGGGGDYGGSSGGFDQLGFGTVMYAK; the protein is encoded by the coding sequence ATGAGCCGCACATCCCCCCACCAGCACCTTCCCAGCACGGAGTTGAGCCGCCGAGGTCTGCTGAAGACCGCCGGCGGTCTCACCGCCGCCCTCGCGGTCGGCGCCTCCGCCACGGCCCTCACCGGCAGTACGGCAGCGGCGGCCCCGGCGCCCTTCACCCACCCGGGCATGCTGCACGCGTACGGCGAACTCAACCGGGCCAAGGTCCGGGTCGCCGCGGGCAACGAACCCTGGCTGTCCGGCTGGAACCGGCTGACCGCCAACTCCCACTCCGCCAGCACCTGGACGCCGCGTCCGGTGGCCACGATCATCCGCGGTGGCACGGGCGAGAACTACAGCCTCCTGTACAACGACATCCACGCCGCCTACCAGAACGCCCTGCGCTGGAGGATCGCCGGGACGACGGCCCACGGCGACAAGGCCCGCGACATCCTCAACGCCTGGTCGGCCACGCTCACCACGGTCACCGGCAACGCCGACCGCTTCCTGGCCGCCGGGATCTACGGCTACCAGTTCGCGAACGCCGCCGAACTCATGCGTGGCTACAGCGGGTTCGACCTCGAACGGTTCAAGCGGATGATGCTCAACGTCTTCTACCCGCTCAACAACCAGTTCCTGAACAGTCACAACGACGCCTGCATCACCAACTACTGGGCCAACTGGGATCTGTGCACCATGAACTCGATCCTGGCCATCGGCATACTCTGCGACGACGCCGCCAAGTACGACCAGGCCGTGAACTACTTCAAGAACGGCGCGGGCAACGGCTCCATCAACCACGCCGTTCCGTTCGTGTACGACTCGGAGGGGCTCGCCCAGTGGCAGGAGAGCGGGCGCGATCAGGGCCACACCATGATGGGCATGGGCCAGATGGGCACGTTCTGCGAGATGGCCTGGTCGCAGGGCGAGGACCTGTACGGCTACGGCGACAACCGGTTCATGAAGGCCGCCCAGTACGTCGCCAAGTACAACCTCGGACAGGACGTGCCCTTCACGAGGTACACGTGGGGTTCGGGTCAGAACTGCGCCCAGCAGGCGCACACCGTGATCTCCGCCAGCAGCCGGGGGCAGGTCAGGCCGGTGTGGGACATCCTCCACTATCACTACGCCCGTCGGCGTGGGCTGTCCGTTCCGTACATCACCGCCATGGCGGAGAGCGTGCGGCCTGAGGGGGGTGGTGGTGACTATGGCGGCAGCAGTGGGGGCTTTGACCAGCTTGGCTTCGGGACGGTGATGTACGCCAAGTAG